From Hirundo rustica isolate bHirRus1 chromosome 1, bHirRus1.pri.v3, whole genome shotgun sequence, a single genomic window includes:
- the EVX1 gene encoding homeobox even-skipped homolog protein 1 gives METRKEMVMFLEGTTLGALVGKRVPNLSEAVGSPAAEPQEKMIHRNCISPRPGPLSRERGGGGGGGGGEDEEEVEVLPGTGTVPESRSAAAALLSAGQQPPNPELPSSKGQQSSSDTESDFYEEIEVSCTPDCATGSAEYQHSKGPCSEGLAGSPSGGGDHPKGSGGSGGSQGSLACSASDQMRRYRTAFTREQIARLEKEFYRENYVSRPRRCELAAALNLPETTIKVWFQNRRMKDKRQRLAMTWPHPADPAFYTYMMSHAAATGNLPYPFPSHLPLPYYSHMGIGATSASAATPFSTPLRPLDTFRVLSHPYPRPELLCAFRHPSLYPAPSHGLSSAGGSPCSCLACHSGQSNGLGQRPSGSDFTCSATTRTDSFLTFTPSVLSKTTSVSMDQREEVPLTR, from the exons ATGGAAACCAGGAAGGAGATGGTGATGTTTCTGGAGGGGACTACTCTTGGCGCTCTAGTTGGCAAGAGGGTGCCTAATTTGTCCGAAGCGGTGGGGAGCCCCGCTGCGGAGCCTCAGGAGAAGATGATCCATCGGAACTGCATCAGCCCCAGACCTGGCCCCCTGTCCcgggagagaggaggaggaggaggtggtggcGGAGGAGAAGACGAAGAGGAGGTGGAGgtgctgccagggacagggacggtgCCGGAGAGCCGCTCGGCGGCGGCAGCACTGCTTTCGGCCGGACAGCAGCCCCCCAACCCGGAGCTCCCCTCCagcaaagggcagcagagcagctcggACACCGAGTCGGATTTCTATGAGGAAATCGAGGTGAGCTGCACCCCGGACTGCGCCACGGGAAGCGCCGAGTACCAGCACAGCAAAG GGCCGTGCTCCGAGGGGTTGGCCGGCAGCCCTAGCGGCGGGGGGGATCACCCCAAGGGCAGCGGAGGCAGCGGCGGCTCCCAGGGCTCGCTGGCCTGCAGCGCCAGCGACCAGATGCGCCGGTACCGCACTGCCTTCACCCGCGAGCAGATCGCCCGGCTGGAGAAGGAGTTTTACCGGGAGAATTACGTGTCCAGACCCCGGAGATGTGAGCTGGCGGCTGCTCTAAATCTGCCAGAAACCACCATCAAG GTTTGGTTCCAGAACCGCAGGATGAAGGACAAGCGGCAGCGCCTGGCCATGACCTGGCCTCACCCTGCCGACCCGGCGTTTTATACGTACATGATGAGCCACGCGGCAGCCACCGGGAACCTGCCCTACCCGTTCCCGTCCCACCTGCCCCTGCCCTACTACTCCCACATGGGCATCGGCGCCACATCGGCCTCTGCTGCCACCCCCTTCAGTACCCCCCTGAGGCCTCTGGACACCTTCAGGGTCCTCTCCCACCCGTACCCGAGACCAGAACTGTTGTGCGCCTTCCGACATCCCTCTCTCTACCCTGCCCCAAGCCATGGACTCAGCAGCGCCGggggcagcccctgctcctgcctggcatgCCACAGCGGCCAGTCCAACGGGCTGGGGCAGAGACCCTCCGGATCAGACTTTACCTGTTCGGCCACAACCAGGACTGACTCCTTTCTCACTTTCACGCCCTCTGTGCTGAGCAAAACCACCTCAGTTTCCATGGACCAGAGAGAAGAAGTACCTTTAACGAGATAA